Proteins encoded within one genomic window of Equus caballus isolate H_3958 breed thoroughbred chromosome 20, TB-T2T, whole genome shotgun sequence:
- the IL17A gene encoding interleukin-17A precursor translates to MAPLRTSSVSLLLLLSLVAIVKAGIVIPQNPECPNTGDKNFPQNVKINLNVLNRKTNSRRASDYHNRSTSPWNLHRNEDPERYPSVIWEAKCRHLGCVNAEGKVDFHMNSVPIQQEILVLRRESQNCPHSFQLEKMLVAVGCTCVTPIVRHMG, encoded by the exons ATGGCTCCTCTGAGAACTTCATCCGTG tcactgctgctgctgctgagtcTGGTGGCTATCGTGAAGGCGGGAATAGTAATCCCACAAAATCCGGAATGCCCGAACACTGGGGACAAGAACTTCCCTCAGAATGTGAAGATCAACCTAAACGTCCTTAACCGGAAAACGAATTCCAGAAGGGCCTCAGATTACCACAACCGCTCCACCTCCCCTTGGAATCTCCA CCGCAACGAGGACCCTGAGAGATACCCCTCTGTGATCTGGGAGGCGAAGTGCCGCCACCTGGGCTGTGTCAATGCCGAAGGGAAGGTAGACTTCCACATGAACTCCGTCCCCATCCAGCAAGAGATCCTGGTCCTGCGCAGGGAATCTCAGAACTGCCCCCACTCCTTCCAGCTGGAGAAGATGCTGGTGGCCGTGGGCTGCACCTGCGTCACCCCCATTGTCCGCCACATGGGTTAA